In Bacillus sp. SM2101, one genomic interval encodes:
- a CDS encoding alpha/beta fold hydrolase — protein MNEEWFAGYKRVELTDEQLDITFSIFVMYPTSIPEKVDNIGPYQLHISSNAKPQAGVFKLVLISHGTGGSPLVYRTIASYLARKGFVVGMIEHPFNNINDNTLEGTVDNLTIRPKHISMAIDWFFNNENFSKILKPDSVSVIGHSMGGYTALAAAGGVPTSFPYESSDGKVHLVNVTPDYRIKSLVLLAPASVWFKDKGALDDINIPILMYVGEKDQITPSFHADIILNGIPDSTTILHKIVKNAGHFSFLSPFPKGMTNTSFPPSQDPPGLNREQFHHDLNEEITEFLFENL, from the coding sequence ATGAATGAAGAATGGTTTGCTGGTTATAAAAGAGTCGAGCTTACTGACGAACAATTAGATATAACATTTTCAATATTTGTTATGTATCCAACGAGTATTCCTGAAAAAGTGGATAACATTGGACCATATCAATTGCATATTTCAAGTAATGCTAAGCCTCAAGCAGGTGTGTTCAAATTGGTGTTGATATCTCATGGCACCGGTGGTTCACCTTTAGTTTATCGAACGATTGCTTCCTATTTGGCTCGCAAAGGATTTGTTGTAGGAATGATTGAGCACCCATTTAACAATATAAACGACAATACATTAGAAGGTACTGTAGATAACCTAACGATTAGGCCAAAGCATATTTCTATGGCAATCGATTGGTTCTTTAATAATGAAAATTTCTCAAAAATTTTAAAACCAGATTCTGTTTCAGTTATCGGACATTCTATGGGAGGGTACACAGCATTAGCTGCAGCAGGAGGAGTACCAACTTCTTTTCCATATGAATCTTCTGATGGAAAAGTTCATCTTGTTAATGTTACACCTGATTATAGAATTAAATCTTTAGTTCTGCTAGCACCAGCTTCAGTCTGGTTTAAAGATAAGGGTGCTTTGGATGACATAAACATCCCTATATTGATGTATGTAGGGGAGAAAGATCAAATTACACCTTCTTTTCATGCAGACATTATATTGAATGGGATACCTGACAGTACAACGATCCTACATAAAATTGTTAAAAATGCAGGACATTTTTCGTTTCTTAGCCCATTTCCAAAAGGAATGACAAATACATCGTTTCCTCCATCACAAGACCCACCTGGATTAAATAGAGAGCAGTTCCATCATGACTTAAATGAAGAAATTACAGAATTTTTATTTGAAAATCTATAA
- a CDS encoding S-Ena type endospore appendage: MSTYKTTPCCGKSVTKETSAACCNCPVSAGEFFGNFNMSCGQQETVFFINEGIAPTLNGSIEVAPESDCGVNVVVTSNGNDIPFSIGRACNPDSIGRGNSRSFVFKNVTQIEIICNGNGMDSCCVGNYFFTIVDSCVTATPLGVRRILT, encoded by the coding sequence ATGAGCACATATAAGACTACACCATGTTGTGGAAAAAGTGTCACCAAAGAGACAAGTGCTGCATGCTGTAATTGTCCCGTCTCGGCTGGAGAATTCTTTGGTAATTTTAATATGTCTTGTGGGCAGCAGGAGACTGTTTTCTTTATAAATGAAGGGATTGCACCAACTTTGAATGGAAGTATCGAAGTAGCTCCTGAATCTGATTGTGGAGTCAATGTAGTTGTTACCTCAAATGGAAACGACATCCCTTTTAGTATTGGGAGAGCATGTAACCCAGATTCTATAGGGAGAGGGAATAGTAGGAGCTTCGTATTTAAGAATGTAACTCAAATAGAAATTATATGTAATGGTAATGGGATGGATAGCTGTTGTGTAGGTAATTATTTCTTTACAATAGTAGATAGCTGTGTAACTGCCACTCCCCTAGGTGTTAGAAGAATCCTAACCTGA
- a CDS encoding GNAT family protein: protein MKIYETERLVLRQIDKTFVEEVLAYYQRNKDFLAEWEVQRPSDFYTLEVQENNITKDLESYNEGNSFKLWIFKKADQGYARVIGCISFSVIVRGILQSCILGYKIDKDEINQGFITEALEKAIKVVFEDFGLNRIEAPIIPRNKGSIQVVKKLGFEYEGLSRKMMKVNGVWEDHMRWAVVNE, encoded by the coding sequence ATGAAAATATATGAAACTGAACGTTTAGTTTTAAGACAAATAGATAAAACCTTCGTCGAGGAAGTACTTGCCTATTATCAAAGAAATAAGGACTTCTTAGCAGAGTGGGAGGTACAAAGACCTTCTGATTTTTATACTCTAGAGGTTCAAGAAAATAATATAACAAAAGACCTCGAATCTTATAATGAGGGAAATTCTTTTAAGTTGTGGATATTTAAAAAAGCAGATCAAGGCTATGCTAGAGTTATAGGCTGTATTTCTTTTAGTGTAATTGTTCGTGGGATACTGCAGTCTTGTATTCTTGGCTACAAAATAGATAAAGATGAAATAAATCAAGGGTTTATTACTGAAGCTTTAGAAAAGGCCATTAAAGTGGTGTTCGAAGACTTTGGCTTAAATCGTATTGAAGCACCTATTATCCCAAGGAATAAAGGGTCAATTCAAGTAGTAAAGAAATTAGGCTTTGAATATGAAGGTTTGTCTCGAAAAATGATGAAAGTAAATGGTGTATGGGAAGATCACATGCGATGGGCAGTAGTAAACGAATAA
- a CDS encoding Rrf2 family transcriptional regulator: MKFSKATSHALHTMLYLATINANKPVGVQVLAEKLNVSPTYLSKILTKLVKEGMVTSASGANGGYSLSHGWESISFLDIIDAIEGRSSLFDCYDHGPECPIQKVMLSSEEKMEEELRKRKISDLIK, encoded by the coding sequence ATGAAATTTTCAAAAGCAACAAGTCACGCTTTGCATACGATGTTATACTTAGCCACAATAAATGCTAATAAACCTGTTGGAGTACAAGTTCTTGCCGAGAAATTAAATGTTTCCCCGACATATTTATCGAAAATATTAACGAAACTTGTTAAGGAAGGCATGGTTACTTCTGCATCTGGAGCTAATGGAGGATATTCATTGTCTCATGGGTGGGAATCAATTTCTTTTCTCGATATAATTGATGCAATTGAAGGAAGATCTTCATTATTTGATTGTTATGATCATGGACCTGAATGTCCGATACAAAAAGTCATGTTAAGTTCAGAAGAAAAAATGGAAGAAGAATTAAGAAAGCGTAAAATTTCTGACTTAATTAAATAA
- a CDS encoding VOC family protein, whose amino-acid sequence MKIVVTSIFVQDQDKALDFYSVKLGFVKKEDVPAGKFRWITLVSPDDQDGTELSLEPNDHPAAKEYQEKIFADGIPATMFGVTDIQREYKRLMEKGVKFSMEPTAMGEVTIAIFNDTCGNLIQLVQK is encoded by the coding sequence ATGAAAATCGTTGTTACGAGTATATTTGTGCAAGATCAAGACAAGGCACTAGATTTTTATTCAGTAAAGCTTGGGTTTGTAAAAAAGGAGGACGTTCCTGCCGGGAAATTTAGGTGGATAACGCTCGTTTCTCCCGATGATCAGGACGGTACAGAGCTTTCACTCGAACCGAATGACCATCCTGCCGCTAAAGAGTATCAAGAGAAGATATTTGCCGATGGCATCCCAGCAACAATGTTTGGTGTTACAGATATTCAAAGAGAGTACAAACGATTAATGGAAAAAGGTGTGAAGTTTTCTATGGAGCCGACAGCCATGGGTGAAGTCACAATAGCTATCTTCAATGATACATGTGGCAACCTCATTCAGTTAGTGCAGAAGTAA
- a CDS encoding GbsR/MarR family transcriptional regulator codes for MDKEERLIKARERVIDSIAKNMSLYGVTPSIGRLYGLLFFQNEPMTLDEMKEALGMSKTSMSTSVRTLMDLKMVDKVWKKGSRKDQYVVEDDWYQTFIDYFSIQWRHATMINIQAIEKSKNEIEDILLSNDIDEQIKVVIEQDLNKLNKALQYYEWLNHLIDNLESHNIFEWIPKPD; via the coding sequence ATGGACAAGGAAGAGAGACTTATAAAAGCGAGAGAACGAGTAATTGATTCTATTGCAAAAAATATGTCCTTATATGGTGTAACTCCATCAATTGGCAGGTTATATGGTTTGCTATTCTTTCAAAATGAACCTATGACGTTAGATGAGATGAAAGAAGCGCTAGGTATGAGTAAGACGAGTATGAGTACTTCAGTTCGTACATTAATGGATTTGAAAATGGTTGATAAAGTGTGGAAAAAAGGATCAAGAAAGGATCAATATGTAGTTGAAGACGATTGGTATCAGACCTTTATAGATTACTTTTCCATTCAGTGGAGACATGCAACTATGATTAATATACAAGCAATTGAGAAGTCTAAAAATGAAATAGAAGATATCTTATTAAGTAACGATATTGATGAGCAAATAAAGGTAGTAATTGAACAGGATTTAAACAAGCTTAATAAAGCGTTACAGTACTATGAATGGTTAAACCATCTCATTGATAACCTTGAGTCTCACAATATATTTGAGTGGATACCTAAACCAGATTAG
- a CDS encoding MBL fold metallo-hydrolase has product MKKNFLVALLSLLLMFGIIGSSFAAGFNDNNEKLIQDESSESEDSSLYPAPLPDNAKGAMIPMDKGYLVEEIGDGIYAVMDGIFSTMFMTTGKGVIAVDAPTTLGDKYLAAIKEVTDEPIKYVIYSHAHQDHIGAASMFPDDVKIIAHEETANILEERQDPNRPIPTQTFKGDKKVLSIGDKKLQLDYIGDNHQEGNIFISVPDQKVLMAVDIVFPGWVPFRYLALSDNIPGWIDAHYKILEYDFDTLVSGHVTRLGTREDVETQIEYIEDIIETTKLAMQEVSQFEIGQRVGFENPWYVMDVYYNEVIKVANDDLLPRWIDRLGGADIYTSQHISKVLDMLRLE; this is encoded by the coding sequence ATGAAAAAAAATTTTTTAGTTGCTTTACTCTCACTTTTGTTAATGTTTGGTATAATCGGAAGCTCTTTTGCAGCTGGGTTTAATGACAACAATGAAAAATTAATTCAAGATGAAAGTTCAGAAAGTGAAGATAGTTCGTTATATCCAGCCCCACTTCCTGATAATGCAAAAGGAGCTATGATCCCTATGGATAAAGGGTATCTAGTCGAGGAAATAGGAGATGGAATTTATGCTGTGATGGATGGTATTTTCAGTACGATGTTTATGACTACTGGAAAAGGAGTTATAGCAGTGGATGCCCCAACTACACTTGGAGATAAGTATTTAGCAGCGATCAAAGAAGTAACGGATGAACCGATAAAATATGTCATTTATAGTCATGCACACCAAGATCATATTGGCGCTGCATCTATGTTCCCTGATGATGTAAAGATCATTGCGCATGAAGAAACAGCAAACATATTAGAAGAAAGACAAGACCCTAACCGCCCTATCCCTACACAAACTTTTAAAGGCGATAAAAAAGTGTTATCAATTGGAGATAAAAAGCTTCAGTTAGATTACATTGGAGATAATCATCAAGAAGGAAACATATTTATTTCTGTACCAGACCAAAAAGTTTTAATGGCTGTTGATATCGTTTTCCCAGGCTGGGTACCGTTTCGATATTTAGCTCTTTCTGATAATATTCCAGGGTGGATAGATGCGCATTATAAAATATTAGAATATGACTTTGACACTTTAGTTTCTGGTCACGTTACTCGCTTAGGCACACGTGAGGATGTAGAAACTCAAATAGAATACATCGAAGATATAATTGAAACTACTAAACTTGCTATGCAAGAGGTAAGTCAATTTGAAATTGGTCAAAGAGTTGGTTTTGAGAACCCTTGGTATGTCATGGATGTTTATTATAATGAAGTAATTAAAGTAGCTAATGACGATCTTCTTCCTAGATGGATTGATCGACTAGGTGGAGCTGATATATATACATCGCAACACATTTCCAAAGTACTTGATATGTTACGACTTGAATAA
- a CDS encoding LysE family translocator — translation MVSIGSLLAFTLVSLGIVCSPGPNMIYLISRSITQGRIAGIISLLGVMLGFVIYLVATLLGLASLFSAVPFIYEFVKWAGVAYLLWLAWNSFNAKTSILTPQTLSIESPRKLFLMGFMTNLLNPKIAILYVSLLPQFQDPAQGSLLLQGATLGLTQLIISFIVNLLIVLTASKIAVWFSTRPTWQKVQRWFMGSVLTGLAGHLAFERVGK, via the coding sequence ATGGTTAGCATTGGGAGTTTATTAGCTTTTACATTGGTTTCACTTGGTATTGTATGTTCTCCGGGTCCTAACATGATTTATCTTATTTCTCGTTCTATTACTCAAGGACGAATTGCAGGAATCATCTCTCTTTTAGGTGTTATGCTTGGATTTGTGATTTACTTAGTTGCGACATTACTCGGACTTGCTTCATTATTTAGTGCAGTTCCCTTTATTTATGAATTCGTCAAATGGGCAGGTGTTGCTTACCTACTTTGGCTTGCTTGGAATTCATTTAATGCAAAGACTTCAATTTTAACCCCGCAAACCCTTTCTATTGAGTCGCCGAGAAAATTGTTTCTAATGGGATTCATGACTAATTTACTAAATCCTAAAATTGCAATTTTGTATGTATCTTTACTTCCTCAATTTCAAGATCCAGCACAAGGTTCATTACTTCTCCAAGGTGCTACTCTAGGTCTTACGCAACTTATAATTAGTTTTATCGTTAATCTGCTCATTGTTTTAACAGCTAGTAAAATAGCTGTATGGTTTTCAACACGTCCTACATGGCAAAAGGTTCAACGGTGGTTCATGGGTAGTGTGTTAACTGGTTTAGCAGGACACCTAGCTTTTGAACGAGTAGGTAAATAA
- a CDS encoding AraC family transcriptional regulator, producing MGYHYSIQKVIEYIELNLQNDLTLEELANKANFSIYHFHRVFHTLVGASVMEYVRKRRLVQAANKISCTDIRVIDVALENGFRSHETFTRSFKKLFKMTPSEYRKRRIKTHLYPKANVLQRRYNPYLGGIEMDFRIIKKPEYKVVGYELRTTIDDGRNFKEIPHFWKVYKERNLGAKIQNCIHSDKMVELGICTDFNIETGEFLYIIGAEVYDFDQVEEGQTSRIFPETEFAVFTTPKVKPADFSKSIQETWRVIYEEWFPHSGYEHAGTTEFSERCNINSQNLLQNNIYVPIKKVSF from the coding sequence ATGGGATATCATTATTCGATTCAGAAAGTGATTGAATATATTGAGTTAAACCTACAAAATGACTTAACACTTGAAGAGCTAGCTAATAAAGCTAACTTTTCAATCTATCATTTTCATAGAGTATTCCATACGTTGGTAGGAGCATCGGTAATGGAGTACGTTAGAAAAAGGAGGTTAGTGCAAGCGGCTAATAAAATTTCCTGTACAGATATTCGAGTAATTGATGTTGCTCTGGAAAATGGATTTAGGTCCCATGAAACCTTTACACGTTCTTTCAAAAAATTATTTAAAATGACACCTAGCGAATATAGAAAACGACGTATTAAAACACATTTATATCCAAAGGCAAATGTGCTGCAGCGTCGATATAATCCCTACTTAGGTGGAATTGAAATGGATTTTCGTATTATTAAAAAACCTGAATATAAAGTGGTTGGTTATGAGCTAAGAACGACGATAGATGATGGAAGGAATTTTAAAGAAATTCCACATTTTTGGAAGGTATATAAAGAGCGAAATTTAGGTGCGAAGATACAAAATTGTATTCATAGTGACAAAATGGTTGAGTTAGGCATTTGTACAGATTTTAATATAGAAACTGGAGAATTTTTATATATAATCGGAGCAGAAGTATATGATTTTGATCAAGTGGAGGAAGGTCAAACTTCTAGAATATTTCCAGAAACAGAGTTTGCTGTTTTTACTACACCAAAAGTAAAACCAGCAGATTTTAGTAAATCAATTCAAGAAACTTGGCGCGTAATATATGAAGAATGGTTCCCACACTCTGGTTATGAACATGCAGGTACTACCGAGTTTAGTGAGAGATGTAATATAAATTCCCAAAATTTATTACAAAATAATATTTATGTTCCTATAAAAAAGGTATCGTTTTAA
- a CDS encoding isochorismatase family protein — translation MNQVLLIIDAQQELIDGNQEESAVFNKKQLISNINLVIEKTKISGVPVVFVRDQDVAEGKGKGFQIHDDINVPANAKVFDKAATNSFHGTGLLNHLRSQEIEHVVIMGCATQHCIDSAVRTATISGLDVTLVGDGHSTTDSDVLRAEDIINHHNKTLHGHYNVEHFSMVRNAEEDLFQPTHDSYR, via the coding sequence TTGAATCAAGTATTATTAATTATTGATGCTCAACAAGAACTAATTGATGGGAATCAAGAAGAAAGTGCGGTTTTTAATAAAAAGCAACTTATTAGCAATATCAATTTAGTTATAGAAAAAACAAAAATATCCGGAGTTCCAGTAGTCTTTGTAAGGGATCAGGATGTTGCTGAAGGTAAAGGAAAAGGGTTTCAAATTCACGATGATATAAATGTACCTGCAAATGCAAAGGTTTTCGATAAAGCTGCTACGAATTCATTTCATGGGACAGGACTTTTAAATCATTTAAGGTCTCAAGAAATTGAGCATGTTGTTATTATGGGCTGTGCAACACAGCACTGTATAGATAGTGCTGTAAGAACAGCAACTATTAGTGGTTTGGATGTCACATTAGTCGGTGACGGACATTCAACAACGGATAGTGATGTTTTAAGAGCAGAAGATATTATAAATCACCATAATAAAACTCTCCATGGTCATTACAATGTTGAACACTTTTCAATGGTTAGAAATGCTGAAGAAGACTTATTTCAACCAACACATGATTCATACAGATAA